Genomic DNA from Corynebacterium diphtheriae:
GTTCTACTGCGCGAAGTTTGACTTCGTATGGGTAGTGGGTCAGGGTTTTGGCTTGTTTACGTGGTTGTGGTGGGGTTTGGGCTCGCGTAGCCATTTATACAGGGTCCATCTGCCTGGGTAGCCGAGTTCGCGGACTGTTTTAGTCACTGATTGTGTGCGTTTGTAGACCCGCAGTGCTGTGCGCTTCTGCGTGTTGGTGTAGGAACGGTTCATAATGGAATCCTCCAAGATTCCGTCCGCATCCCCTTTTGACCCTTAACCCAGCTTTCACGCTTTGAAGGGGAAGCGGCTACGAAGACGAAAATTGCTAGTGTTCAGTGCGCTAGTGCTGATTTAACGTCCAGTTTTTGCTTTAGGTGTTGCAGGGTTTGGCGCTAGCTACATATGAAGGGGCTGTCGCTTGGGGGCGGTGATGATCGGTGTCATATTATTGGCGGATTGTGCTTAATGTTTCTCAGAAAGTCACAGGTTTTTGGCAGGAAACAGATAGGTCGGTTCAAGGCGGAGTTTTTAGGGTGGTAGCAACATATAAAACCAATGCCGTGAAGGAGATAAAGGCAATGCCAGCTGCAATGCAAACCTCGTACTACTTAGAGCCGCTTGATCCCTACTCCGAGAATTCGTGGGGATATATTCCCGAGTCGTCGTCGCGGCCTTGCGCGGGACTTACGGGTAGCTCGCAGACTTATCGGTCGAGTCGTTCGCTGCCACAGTCGGTGAATTCGATTCGACATCGTACGTAGCGCAACGAGCAAGGAGTAACCTTAGGCTTGCCTTTGTAACCATCCTTTGGTTTGATGGCATCTATACAGACCGTATAGGTGCCATTTGTATGTTCAAAGGGGTTTCGGCTCGTGAGTCTTCCATCAATTAAGACGACCAATAGTTACTGTGTGGTGCTGTGGTGCGATCAGGGTAGCGCAACGATTAACGCTCCAGATCGGGTGGTCCAGGTGATGGCTGGTGATGTTGTTCTTGCACCTCACGGTGCCTTTGTTACTGGGCATGGAGTGGTTTTGCCGATGGCATTTCCTGATTTTGACGGCGGGGAACACACTCGTCGCCTGCATATGGGGACTGCGTGGTCGAAGCGAATGATTTTCGAGTTTTCGCGCAGTCTATTAGGTGAGACGCACCCATCGGAATGCATTGCAGCGCTTTTCGACGATCGCGCGCGGCCGCCACGTGTTCCTGAACCGCAGGCAGCACGGAAGGTTGCTCAGAAGTTGATTGCTTATCCGGCGGATCAAACACCGTTGTTGGAATTTGCCCAGCTTCACAACATTAGTAGCAGGACATTGCAGCGTCAGTTTGTCGCGTCGACTGGTTTTACGTTTAGTGAATGGCGTGCGGCATTGCGTGTGTCTGTGGCGGCTGATTTATTGGCTCATGATTTCCGGATCGGTCAGGTTTCACAGATGGTGGGCTTTAGTGCGACGTCGTCACTTACGCGCGCATTTAAGCGTCATACTGGTGATACTCCTTCTTCTTTTACCTCGCCGCGTATGCATGCTGTGTGCGAGCAACAGCCGCCGATGATTCCAGCAACCACAACGTTTGCGCGGGCTTCGGACGACATTGCCTTATGGATTTACAGTGGAACGGCGACCGTTACCACCCCTGGTTATTGTCGATTTATGGGTGCGGGGGAGACCGTCACCATTCCCTCTGGTACAAGTACGCGTCTCGACGTTTCTGCTGGCTCTGTAGCATTGCCCGTCCCGCTTGCTGCGGCTCATGACGACTTAACGCTGAGCGATGTTCTAGCTGCTTCTGTTAACCCACTTGCTGCGGTGGAATTGCAACGATTGAGTGCACAGGAACGTGCTGATGCTGAGCAGGTTTTGGTTCCTTCTGTGTAAGTTCATAAAAATTTTTAAAAATAGCTTTTTCTAGGGAACTAAAAAGCATTGCGATGCGTTATTGCAGATGTACGAAGATGTTCCTTTGGCAAAGATGGAGCCAAGGGCGTTGAAAGGAAAGTGTCGCACAATGCGCAGTAGCAATCCGGTCTTGAATTCTCTGACGGGTACCCGCCAAAACTATGCTCAAGCGGGCTACCAGCAGCAAGCGTTCAACCCTATGTCCCAGTATGACCAGTATGGTCAGCCCGTTACCTCAGCTGGCGCTGCAGAGCGTCCTATGACTGTGGACGATGTGGTGACCAAAACTGGTATCACCGTCGGCGTTATTATCGCCTTCGCCGTGGTTAACTTTGCGTTGGCCACGGTTAACCCTGGTCTTGCATTGATCCTTACCGGCGTTGGTGCCATCGGTGGCTTGATCACCGTCTTGATCAGCACCTTTGGCCGTAAATATGGTTCGGCAGCAGTGACCTTGACCTACGCGGCATTTGAGGGCCTGTTTGTCGGTGGCATTTCCTTGGTGCTTTCTGGTGCGATGGTGGGTGGCCAAAATGCTGGTGCCTTGATCGGTCAAGCAGTCCTTGGCACCATCGGCGTATTCCTCGGAATGCTCTACGTTTATAAGACGGGTGCTGTGAAGGTAACCCCTAAGTTCAACCGCATCCTCACGGGATCATTGATTGGTGTGCTGGTTCTAGCTTTGGGCAACATGGTTCTGGGCTTCTTTGGTAACAGCCTAGGTCTGTACTCCGGCGGCCCAATCGCCATCATTTTCTCCCTGTTCTGCATTGGTTTGGCAGCGATGAGCTTCCTTCAAGACTTTGACATCGCAGATCGTCTGATCCGTCAGGGTGCGCCAGCAAAGAACGCTTGGGGCGTGGCTCTGGGCTTGGCAGTGACCTTGGTCTGGCTCTACACCGAGATCCTGCGCTTGCTGAGCTACTTTAATCAGCGTTAACAAATAAAAACGCGAGGGCGGTACCGAGTAACGCATGTTGTGTGGACTCGGTACCGCCCTCGCATTTCTTTATAAACTTAATGCCTCGCCATCGACAGAGACGTCGATAAACACTGTGCCTCCTACACCTTGAACAGGTCGAGATAGCACAATGGATACGGTACGTGGGGCGGAACCTTTTTCTTTGACACGGCCGGTTCCGTACGCCGCTTGTTCAGTCCACTTAGTCCACTTAATTTCTTGGATCGTTGTATCGTGAGAAGCACAATCCATTGTGATAGAGGTGGGCTTTACCATCGCAGGCCCTAGACAGTCGATAAATCCAGGAATTTCTGGTGTACTGCGACTAGGAGGGGGAGTAGTCGACGTTGGAGCGCTAAAGCTTTGCGCGGTCACTACTTTTGTGGCTGTGTCGACCTGATGGGGTGGGGAACAGGCGGCGAGAAGCGTCGATAAGCAAAGGGCACCATAAATAGTGCCCTTGTGCATTAGGAGTTACGTGGAGTTGCGGCCTTCGAGGAATCGTAAGGCTCAGCGGAAACGATAGTAACGCTAATGGTGTTGCCATTAGGTGCGGAGTACTGGCGGGTTTCGCCTTCCTGTGCGCCAACGACTGCGGCACCGAGCGGGGACTGCTCGGAGTAAGTCTCCAAGTCCTTGTTGTCGGATGCTGCAGCGCGGGTACCGATCAGGAAGGTTTCCTTATCGTTTTTGTCGCCATTGTAGTAAACGTGGACGACGGAACCGATGTGGGCAACGCCCTCGACGATGCCGGCACGCTCGGTGGTGGAATTGGCAAGGATTTCGGAAATCTGCTTGATGCGAGCTTCTTCCTGATCCTGCATTTCGCGGGCTGCGTCGTAGCCTGCGTTTTCTTTCAGGTCGCCTTCTTCGCGGCGCTCGTTAATTTCGGCGGCGACGACAGGGCGGTGAGCGATCAGGGCATTGAGCTCTTCTTCGAGCTTTGCCTTGGTTTCTGGGGTGATGTACTGCTTCTGGTTGTCAGCCATTTAGTCTTTGTCCTTACACATTTGTATTTTGCATGCAGCCACGCAGGCGATCACGATTGAAGCCCCGGCAGGACTGTGCAGTCAGCGAGCGCGGGGCTAAAAAGTCACCTAGTGCATTCAAGCGTGGTATTTCTGGCAGATTCTAGCACAGTGAATGCTCATTGTGCGTTGTTGTGGCTAGCTCTGGTCTAGGTAAAAGGGGATGTCAGTGGCGCAGCCGTATACGTCTCCGGATACTGCCGGTTCGGTGGTTTGAAGCTCCACATCAATTCGGCGGGTGGAGTCGCCACCTGCGGGAAGGAAGATTTCTCGACGGCCTACTTCTGCAATGTCATAGTTCAGTGCGGTGACGATGCAGTAGGAGGGGACGGAGACGTCGCTACGCGTGATGTCTACTGTGAGCTTAAAAGTGTGATCGTCAATCACGTGGACATTGGCGGTTTGACCACTGATTTTGGTCATTTGTGAGTGCTGAACGTATTTTGCCAACGCCACGACAATTGCTGCCAAAATAACCACAAGGAGTACTGCCAAGAGCTTTCCTGATAGCGTGCCGCGATCTGAGGCGGTGGCAGCTGAGCCTGATCCGTATCGCTGACGCGGCTGAAACTGGGGCTGCTCAGTGTCATTCTTAGGAGTAGGCATCGTGAAAAGTTGCTCCTTGACGTGGATGAATTGCGCGATTGATCATTCCTGATCACCGCCCTTGAGGGGGTGCGTGCCTTATTGTAGCCCTGTTCTTGCTCAGAACCGCAACGTGGGGCGCACGCCTGTATGCGACTTATGATTATTCGGGATCTAAATACAAAGTGTGATGCCGTAATAGTTCCGGCTTCTCATGATGGGTGAAGTTGATACTCTTAAAGCGATGACAACTTATTGCAACTGTGGCCATTGTGTGTTGCTAGCAATGTAGATCCCCCAAGGTAAAAGGACTGTAACGACCATGAGCTCACTTTCGTCTCCGGCACGTTTGCTTGCTATTCATGCCCACCCAGACGATGAATCAAGTAAGGGTGCAGCCACGATGGCGAAATATGTGGCTGAGGGGCATGAGGTCATGGTGGTGACCTGCACCGGCGGTGAACTTGGTGATGTGCTTAATCCGTCACTCGATAAAAGCGAGGTGGAGGGCAGGATTGCTGAGGTTCGTCGTGAAGAAATGGCTCAAGCAGTCAAAGAATTAGGCGTCCAGCACCGGTGGTTGGGGTATCACGATTCTGGTTTCCCAGAGGGGGAACCGCATCCACCGGTTCCGCCAGGAAGTTTCGCACTCGAAGATTCTGATGAAGTGGCGGCGAAGATCGTGGAGATTATTCGCGAGTTTCGCCCGCACGTAATCGTTACGTATGACGAAAACGGCGGGTACCCACACCCGGATCATCTGAAAGTTCATGAGGTATCTATGCTGGCGTGGGATCTGGCGGGTGACCCCGACTATCGTCTTGACCTAGGCCAGCCGTGGGCTCCGTTGAAGCTTTATTACACACATGGTTTTATTCGCCAACGCATGGAGATGTTCCATAATCTGCTGGTTGAGCAAGGGAAACCGAGTCCTTATGAGGGGATTTTAGATCGTTGGCTTGAGCACCGTGCAGACATCATGGCACGAGTAACAACGCAGGTGTATGCCGCAGACTATTTTGATCGTCGTGACGCGGCTCTTAAAGCTCACGCCACGCAAATTGATCCGGCAGGCACATTTTTTGCTACACCGATTGAAACCCAACAACAATTGTGGCCTACAGAAGAATTTGAGCTAGCTCGCACACGCGTTTCTACTTCCTTGCCGGAGGATGATCTTTTTGAAGGAATCGATATCTCGGCAGATTAAGCTAGCAAACAGTGGCCTCTGCTTAGAGGTTTGTGCGCGTTACGCATAAGATGAATGCGATTACCGTACTCCGGCGAGTGGAAAGAAGTAGGAAGAACTGTGACACAGCAATTTGCGGACATGGCAAACACGGTGTTGATCGTGGCACAGCAAGATGGTGCTGGGCCAGTGGGGTCGGAATTTGGCAAAGCCTCACCCATCGGCTGGTTCGTCGTTGTTGCGCTGCTTGCCGTGGTGCTTTACATCGGATGGGCGTTTCGACGCCGCTACACGCGCATGCACCGTAGGAATCTGTTTGCCCAAACTCACGGAATCGACCCGTTTGATCATGAGGCGATTGATAAAGCAATGGCTGAAGCAGGAGTTCTCGATCAAAGTAAAAAGTACTGGTTGTGATTACTTAAGGGAGTAGACATCATAATGCGCACACTAAAAAAGTTCTCTCTCCGCGACCTTGCTTATAACGCTGCATATCCTTTCTACGAGAAACGACTGATGCGAGAAATTCAAGGGGTGCGGCAGCCTGAGCACGTTGCCATCATGTGTGATGGCAATCGCCGGTGGGCTCGTGAGGCCGGATTTGCCGATGTTACCCATGGGCATCGCGTAGGTGCTAAGAAAATTGGCGAAATGGTGCGGTGGTGTGCGCATACTGATGTTGAACTCGTAACCGTCTACCTGCTATCGACGGAAAACCTAGGTCGAGCCTCCGACGAACTACAAATGTTGTTCGACATCATTGGCGACGTCGTAGATGAGCTCGCCTCTCCAGAAACCAATTGTCGTCTGCGGCTTGTCGGACACCTTGATTTACTGCCTGACGACGTCTCCCAGCGTCTCACCCAAGCCCAAGAAAGCACCAACGACAACACCGGAGTCTCCGTCAACGTTGCCGTTGGCTATGGCGGCCGCCAAGAAATCGTCGATGCGGTGCGCGAGCTTATCGACGCCGAAGCTGCAGCAGGAACGACTGCTACAGAAATGGTCGAGAAAATCTCCGTCGATTCCATTTCCAAGCATCTGTATACATCGGGTCAACCAGACCCAGATCTCGTGATTCGTACCTCAGGCGAACAACGCCTCTCTGGCTTTTTGTTGTGGCAGGCTGCGTATTCAGAAATCTGGTTCACCGATACGTACTGGCCAGCTTTCCGGCGCGTTGACTTTTTGCGAGCATTGCGAGAATACTCAAAGCGAAGCCGACGCTTCGGTAAATAACGCACACGTATTCTTCTCGTTCTAGGAAGGGGACCATTTCCCAGCATGGTTCATGTTCGCTTCCACTCCATTTATGGCTCCACAGCGCGCTACGCACACGAGCTAGCGCGCCGCTTGGGCACCACTGCTTGTGACTTTGATACGCCAGTTCCTCACGATGCACAGCCGCTCGTAGCCCTTAGCCCAGTGCACGGTCCCAGCATTCCTGCCGTTAAATTTGCCCGCAGCGTTTCCCCACGGGAGATTGCCGTTGCTGCTGTAGGCATGACCCTTCCTAGTGTGGCTCGCTCTAAAGACTGTCTAGCGTCGATGGTGCCAGCTTCGTGGGGACGGTTCTATCTTCCTGGCAGTTTGAAATATTCCACGATGCAGGCAGGGCATAAGGCGACGATGGCATCGATAGTCGCATTGGTGGCTGCCAAGCCAATGAAAAGTGCAAACGACAAGAGCATGATTTCGATGTTCCAGCGTGATACCGATTGGGTAGATTTTTCCGAGCTCGATGCAATTCAGCACTGGGTGCTGGAACGTCAGAATTCCGTTTAAATTTTGCGCATGCGCACGCGAGCGACTTTATGGTCTGCGCCTTTGCACAGCACTAGAGACGCTCGAACCCGAGTGGGCAGGATGTGTTCTACAAGGTTGGGGAGATTGATCGTTTGCCAGATTCGTCGTGCTTCGTCAGTCGCTGCGCGATCGCCCATGTCCGCGTAGTGGGAGAAGTGGGCATTGGGGGCGCGGAATGCTAGCTGCCGGAGTTTCAGGAAGCGATCGATATACCAGCGTTCGATGTCTTCGAGGGCAGCGTCGACATAGACACTGAAGTCAAAAAGGTCACTGACCGACAAGGTGGGGCCGGTCTGCAACACATTAAGACCCTCAACGATCAA
This window encodes:
- a CDS encoding isoprenyl transferase, whose protein sequence is MRTLKKFSLRDLAYNAAYPFYEKRLMREIQGVRQPEHVAIMCDGNRRWAREAGFADVTHGHRVGAKKIGEMVRWCAHTDVELVTVYLLSTENLGRASDELQMLFDIIGDVVDELASPETNCRLRLVGHLDLLPDDVSQRLTQAQESTNDNTGVSVNVAVGYGGRQEIVDAVRELIDAEAAAGTTATEMVEKISVDSISKHLYTSGQPDPDLVIRTSGEQRLSGFLLWQAAYSEIWFTDTYWPAFRRVDFLRALREYSKRSRRFGK
- a CDS encoding flavodoxin domain-containing protein; protein product: MVHVRFHSIYGSTARYAHELARRLGTTACDFDTPVPHDAQPLVALSPVHGPSIPAVKFARSVSPREIAVAAVGMTLPSVARSKDCLASMVPASWGRFYLPGSLKYSTMQAGHKATMASIVALVAAKPMKSANDKSMISMFQRDTDWVDFSELDAIQHWVLERQNSV
- a CDS encoding helix-turn-helix domain-containing protein — protein: MSLPSIKTTNSYCVVLWCDQGSATINAPDRVVQVMAGDVVLAPHGAFVTGHGVVLPMAFPDFDGGEHTRRLHMGTAWSKRMIFEFSRSLLGETHPSECIAALFDDRARPPRVPEPQAARKVAQKLIAYPADQTPLLEFAQLHNISSRTLQRQFVASTGFTFSEWRAALRVSVAADLLAHDFRIGQVSQMVGFSATSSLTRAFKRHTGDTPSSFTSPRMHAVCEQQPPMIPATTTFARASDDIALWIYSGTATVTTPGYCRFMGAGETVTIPSGTSTRLDVSAGSVALPVPLAAAHDDLTLSDVLAASVNPLAAVELQRLSAQERADAEQVLVPSV
- a CDS encoding DUF4307 domain-containing protein, giving the protein MPTPKNDTEQPQFQPRQRYGSGSAATASDRGTLSGKLLAVLLVVILAAIVVALAKYVQHSQMTKISGQTANVHVIDDHTFKLTVDITRSDVSVPSYCIVTALNYDIAEVGRREIFLPAGGDSTRRIDVELQTTEPAVSGDVYGCATDIPFYLDQS
- the greA gene encoding transcription elongation factor GreA, whose translation is MADNQKQYITPETKAKLEEELNALIAHRPVVAAEINERREEGDLKENAGYDAAREMQDQEEARIKQISEILANSTTERAGIVEGVAHIGSVVHVYYNGDKNDKETFLIGTRAAASDNKDLETYSEQSPLGAAVVGAQEGETRQYSAPNGNTISVTIVSAEPYDSSKAATPRNS
- the mca gene encoding mycothiol conjugate amidase Mca, translating into MSSLSSPARLLAIHAHPDDESSKGAATMAKYVAEGHEVMVVTCTGGELGDVLNPSLDKSEVEGRIAEVRREEMAQAVKELGVQHRWLGYHDSGFPEGEPHPPVPPGSFALEDSDEVAAKIVEIIREFRPHVIVTYDENGGYPHPDHLKVHEVSMLAWDLAGDPDYRLDLGQPWAPLKLYYTHGFIRQRMEMFHNLLVEQGKPSPYEGILDRWLEHRADIMARVTTQVYAADYFDRRDAALKAHATQIDPAGTFFATPIETQQQLWPTEEFELARTRVSTSLPEDDLFEGIDISAD
- a CDS encoding Bax inhibitor-1/YccA family protein translates to MRSSNPVLNSLTGTRQNYAQAGYQQQAFNPMSQYDQYGQPVTSAGAAERPMTVDDVVTKTGITVGVIIAFAVVNFALATVNPGLALILTGVGAIGGLITVLISTFGRKYGSAAVTLTYAAFEGLFVGGISLVLSGAMVGGQNAGALIGQAVLGTIGVFLGMLYVYKTGAVKVTPKFNRILTGSLIGVLVLALGNMVLGFFGNSLGLYSGGPIAIIFSLFCIGLAAMSFLQDFDIADRLIRQGAPAKNAWGVALGLAVTLVWLYTEILRLLSYFNQR